The following proteins are co-located in the Micromonospora coriariae genome:
- a CDS encoding helix-turn-helix domain-containing protein, with amino-acid sequence MKEDMYSVEQVAERLGLHVRTVRGYIRSGRLKAVRIGKQYRIAASDLDALTGRTRATTGTATGPAEVSSIVQIDGVDRAAADRLGTLVLASANTGHDPANPLRVQTVHDEERRRMKIIILGDPAATAELLHLLDAVLNADNGLFDREVNDA; translated from the coding sequence ATGAAGGAAGACATGTACTCCGTTGAGCAGGTTGCCGAGCGGCTCGGGCTGCACGTGCGTACCGTGCGCGGCTACATCCGCTCCGGCCGGCTGAAGGCGGTGCGGATCGGCAAGCAGTACCGGATCGCCGCCAGTGACCTCGACGCGCTCACCGGGCGGACCCGAGCCACCACCGGCACCGCCACCGGGCCGGCGGAGGTGTCGAGCATCGTGCAGATCGACGGCGTCGACCGGGCCGCCGCCGACCGGCTCGGCACGCTCGTGCTCGCCAGCGCCAACACCGGCCACGACCCCGCCAACCCTCTGCGGGTGCAGACCGTGCACGACGAGGAGCGGCGCCGCATGAAGATCATCATCCTGGGCGACCCTGCCGCCACCGCCGAGTTGCTGCACCTGCTCGACGCCGTACTCAACGCCGACAACGGCCTGTTCGACCGGGAGGTCAACGATGCCTGA